The proteins below come from a single Gordonia sp. X0973 genomic window:
- a CDS encoding dolichyl-phosphate-mannose--protein mannosyltransferase — protein sequence MTTADPSATSSWLVVDHPLTSAAAEDLGRRPGKAIPDAVFGADDRRFGLLVGLVITLLAAITRFWDLTQPTDKGTPVFDEKHYVPQAWQVLTGGNWIEDNPAYGLVVHPPVGKWVLALGEAVFGYGPLGWRIMPALCGIGIVVMVYCVARRMARSTLVGAVAGLLAICDGVLFVQSRLGMLDIVQTFFVVAAFTALICDRDQMRRRLDTAYSDGIAHLSPYGPRFGFRWYRFTAGVMLGLACGTKWSGIYFVIAFTLMSLAFDVAARRAYGITRPWRGVAVRDVLPSTLSLAVMPVAIYLATFIPWFASETSVYRYQAQASTTGVLGWIPPAWRSLWHYQSGILKFHEGLTNSAGNHHPWESKPWTWPMGLRPMLYAIQTGPDRCGDGECSRVQMLIGTPAIWWFALPVLAWSLWSFVGRRDWRYGAALVGYGAAFAPWFANIDRQMYYFYATTMAPFLMILTALCLGDILHRAGHFPRRADGSPPDRQFLVVGFVAVYLALVIVNFAWLWPVLTGVPITREHWHAEIWLPSWA from the coding sequence GTGACGACCGCCGACCCCAGTGCCACCAGCAGCTGGCTCGTCGTCGATCATCCACTCACCTCCGCGGCCGCCGAGGATCTCGGCCGTCGGCCGGGCAAGGCGATTCCCGACGCGGTATTCGGCGCCGACGACCGACGCTTCGGCCTTCTCGTCGGGCTCGTCATCACCCTGCTGGCGGCGATCACCCGGTTCTGGGACCTCACCCAACCCACCGACAAGGGCACGCCCGTCTTCGACGAGAAGCACTACGTGCCGCAGGCATGGCAGGTTCTGACCGGTGGGAACTGGATCGAGGACAACCCCGCCTACGGTCTCGTCGTCCACCCGCCCGTCGGCAAGTGGGTCCTAGCCCTGGGCGAGGCGGTCTTCGGCTACGGCCCGCTGGGCTGGCGGATCATGCCGGCGCTGTGCGGTATCGGCATCGTCGTGATGGTCTACTGCGTCGCCCGACGGATGGCCCGCTCGACCTTGGTCGGGGCCGTCGCCGGTCTGCTCGCCATCTGCGACGGCGTGCTGTTCGTCCAATCCCGCCTGGGGATGCTCGACATCGTCCAGACCTTCTTCGTCGTCGCGGCCTTCACCGCGTTGATCTGCGACCGCGACCAGATGCGCCGACGCCTCGATACCGCGTACTCCGACGGCATCGCACACCTGTCCCCCTACGGTCCCCGGTTCGGCTTCCGCTGGTACCGCTTCACGGCCGGCGTGATGCTCGGATTGGCCTGCGGGACGAAGTGGTCGGGCATCTACTTCGTCATCGCGTTCACCCTGATGTCGCTCGCGTTCGACGTCGCCGCGCGCCGCGCATACGGCATCACCCGCCCCTGGCGCGGAGTCGCGGTGCGCGACGTCCTTCCGTCGACGCTGAGTCTCGCGGTCATGCCGGTGGCGATCTATCTCGCGACCTTCATCCCCTGGTTCGCCTCGGAGACCTCGGTCTACCGCTACCAGGCGCAGGCGTCCACGACGGGCGTGCTGGGCTGGATCCCGCCGGCGTGGCGCTCGCTGTGGCACTACCAGTCGGGGATCCTCAAGTTCCACGAAGGGTTGACCAATTCGGCAGGCAACCATCATCCGTGGGAGTCGAAACCGTGGACGTGGCCGATGGGGCTGCGCCCGATGCTGTACGCGATCCAGACCGGGCCGGATCGCTGCGGCGACGGCGAGTGCTCCCGGGTGCAGATGCTGATCGGGACACCGGCCATCTGGTGGTTCGCCCTGCCGGTACTGGCCTGGTCGTTGTGGTCCTTCGTCGGCCGCCGCGACTGGCGCTACGGCGCCGCCCTCGTCGGCTACGGCGCGGCGTTCGCCCCGTGGTTCGCCAACATCGACCGCCAGATGTACTACTTCTACGCGACGACGATGGCGCCCTTCCTGATGATCCTCACGGCGCTGTGCCTCGGCGACATCCTGCACCGCGCGGGCCACTTCCCCCGCCGCGCGGACGGCTCGCCGCCCGACCGACAGTTCCTCGTCGTCGGCTTCGTCGCCGTGTACCTGGCGCTGGTGATCGTCAACTTCGCGTGGTTGTGGCCGGTGCTGACCGGCGTCCCGATCACCAGGGAGCATTGGCACGCCGAGATCTGGCTACCCAGCTGGGCCTGA
- the rsmI gene encoding 16S rRNA (cytidine(1402)-2'-O)-methyltransferase: MSDHLGKLVLAATPMGQYDDASPRLRAALGSADIVAAEDTRRTRALAAGLGVGIAGKLISYYDQVEAARTPGLVEAIETGQTVLVVTDAGMPSVSDPGFRLVAACAEKDLPITCLPGPSAVTTALAVSGLPCERFCFDGFAPRKSGARRTWLAQLVAEPRTVVFFDSPHRLADTLADAAEVLGPDRRVAVCRELTKTYEEVRRGGLAEVARWAADGVKGEITVVLAPGDVVAPQAEDLVGRVQSLVDEGMRLKDACAQVATETGTSKRELYEAALDAR; the protein is encoded by the coding sequence ATGAGTGACCATCTCGGCAAGCTGGTGCTGGCGGCGACGCCGATGGGGCAATACGACGACGCATCACCGCGCCTGCGGGCCGCGCTGGGCAGCGCCGACATCGTTGCGGCCGAGGACACCAGGCGCACCCGCGCGCTGGCCGCCGGGCTCGGCGTGGGCATCGCGGGCAAGCTGATCAGCTACTACGACCAGGTGGAGGCCGCGCGCACCCCCGGTCTGGTCGAGGCGATCGAGACGGGCCAGACCGTCCTGGTCGTCACCGACGCCGGGATGCCGTCGGTGAGCGATCCGGGATTCCGGCTGGTCGCGGCGTGTGCCGAGAAGGATCTGCCGATCACCTGCCTGCCCGGGCCGTCGGCGGTGACGACGGCACTGGCGGTTTCCGGGCTGCCGTGCGAGCGCTTCTGCTTCGACGGCTTCGCCCCGCGCAAATCCGGTGCCCGCCGCACGTGGCTGGCGCAGCTGGTGGCCGAGCCGCGGACCGTCGTCTTCTTCGACTCGCCGCACCGGCTCGCCGACACCCTCGCCGACGCGGCGGAGGTGCTCGGTCCCGATCGTCGCGTCGCGGTGTGCCGCGAGCTGACCAAGACCTACGAGGAGGTGCGGCGCGGCGGCCTCGCGGAGGTGGCGCGCTGGGCGGCCGACGGGGTGAAGGGCGAGATCACTGTCGTCCTCGCGCCGGGGGATGTGGTGGCGCCCCAGGCCGAAGACCTCGTCGGGCGGGTGCAATCCCTCGTCGACGAGGGGATGCGCCTCAAAGATGCATGTGCGCAGGTCGCGACCGAGACTGGGACGTCCAAGCGGGAGCTCTACGAGGCCGCGCTCGACGCCCGCTAA
- a CDS encoding aminodeoxychorismate synthase component I, with protein MSPSALDVLASLHRHTSAAGIAPPAALIGSWLDADAVIAPSLEVVDGCAPPDRPDRFWLGQMSFPVGAGSFPTVAGGLTDAVLLLRDGKWTYLDVTGSPCPDWVTDALARPRADDARQSGADKARQSSADKAGRSSADEARWSSADETRWSTADEARWSSADEALAESVYRDPAPVSARWQTPTPIRRADHRRAVLDALDAIAAGEIYQVCVCTRLDGKLDGDPLAFFSTVAAATAPAKAAFLQGDWGTIASFSPESFLRRRGEEVTSSPIKGTLPAHGDPRDLAMSTKDVAENVMIVDLVRNDLGRVATVGSVTVPELLTVVGAPGVWHLVSTVRAELDDTVGNDALLAATFPPASVTGTPKIRAAELIGQWESLPRGVYCGAIGVAGPDHALDLSVAIRTVEIDPDGTMRLGVGGGITMDSDPDREWQECLDKAAAILSALR; from the coding sequence ATGAGCCCCAGCGCGCTCGACGTGCTGGCGTCGTTGCACCGGCACACCAGCGCGGCGGGGATCGCGCCGCCGGCGGCGCTCATCGGCTCCTGGCTCGACGCGGATGCCGTCATCGCGCCGTCCCTCGAAGTGGTCGACGGTTGCGCGCCCCCCGACCGGCCGGATCGATTCTGGTTGGGGCAGATGAGTTTTCCCGTCGGCGCGGGCTCGTTCCCAACGGTCGCCGGCGGTCTCACCGACGCCGTGCTGCTCCTGCGCGACGGGAAATGGACCTACCTCGACGTGACCGGTTCCCCCTGCCCCGACTGGGTCACGGATGCGTTGGCCCGGCCACGAGCCGACGACGCACGACAGTCGGGTGCCGACAAAGCACGCCAGTCGAGTGCCGACAAAGCAGGACGGTCGAGTGCCGACGAAGCACGGTGGTCGAGTGCCGACGAAACACGGTGGTCAACTGCCGACGAAGCACGGTGGTCGAGTGCCGACGAGGCGCTAGCCGAGTCGGTGTATCGAGACCCCGCACCCGTTTCAGCACGCTGGCAAACACCCACGCCGATTCGCCGGGCCGACCACCGTCGGGCGGTCCTCGACGCCCTCGACGCGATCGCGGCGGGCGAGATCTACCAGGTGTGCGTCTGCACGCGGCTCGACGGGAAGCTCGACGGCGACCCGCTGGCCTTCTTCAGCACCGTTGCCGCCGCCACCGCCCCGGCGAAAGCGGCCTTCCTGCAAGGGGACTGGGGCACCATCGCGAGCTTCTCACCGGAATCCTTCCTGCGCCGCCGCGGCGAGGAGGTCACCTCGTCGCCGATCAAGGGCACCCTGCCGGCGCACGGCGACCCGCGCGACCTCGCCATGTCGACCAAGGACGTCGCCGAGAACGTGATGATCGTCGACCTCGTGCGCAACGACCTGGGCCGGGTGGCGACGGTCGGCTCGGTGACCGTGCCGGAGCTGTTGACCGTCGTCGGCGCACCGGGCGTCTGGCATCTGGTCTCGACGGTGCGCGCCGAACTCGACGACACCGTCGGCAACGACGCGCTGCTGGCCGCGACCTTCCCGCCCGCCTCGGTCACCGGTACCCCGAAGATCCGGGCCGCCGAACTCATCGGGCAGTGGGAGTCCCTGCCGCGCGGCGTCTACTGCGGAGCCATCGGCGTCGCCGGGCCCGATCACGCGCTGGACCTCTCGGTGGCCATCCGCACCGTGGAGATCGATCCCGACGGCACCATGCGCCTCGGTGTCGGGGGCGGCATCACCATGGACTCCGATCCCGACCGCGAATGGCAGGAATGCCTGGACAAGGCCGCCGCGATCTTGTCAGCGCTCCGATAG
- the metG gene encoding methionine--tRNA ligase: MASHPSHGDNRPFYLTTAIAYPNGAPHIGHAYEYISADALARFKRLDGFDVRFLTGTDVHGQKMQQTAQAEGIATAELATRNSDRFQDLQERLGSSFDRFIRTSDDDHFRASQEIWKRMARNGDIYLDKYSGWYDVRDETFYAEADTTVGDDGQRVATDSGHVVTWTEEETYFFRLSAYTEKLLALYEKDPDFLGPDTRRNEIVSFLRGGLTDLSISRTTFDWGVPVPDHPDHVMYVWVDALTNYLTGVGFPDDAALFDRYWPADLHVIGKDIIRFHCIYWPAFLMSAGIELPKRVFAHGFLFNNGEKMSKSVGNVVDPVELIEAFGLDPVRYFFLREVSYGQDGSYTAESMVARINADLANEFGNLAQRTASMIGKYFDGVLPAPGDYTETDRALLERADGLLPKVREHFDAQALHLGLEALWQTLAEANRYISAQEPWKLAKTDLERTVTVLYVCAEVVRIVALLAQPVMPTSCGTILDQLAVPAQARDFTAAGLRLVPGTALPKPTPVFPRLEAPAQD; the protein is encoded by the coding sequence ATGGCCAGTCACCCCAGCCACGGCGACAACCGTCCGTTCTACCTCACCACGGCGATCGCCTACCCCAACGGTGCCCCGCACATCGGGCACGCCTACGAGTACATCTCCGCCGACGCGCTCGCGCGCTTCAAGCGACTCGACGGCTTCGACGTCCGGTTCCTCACCGGCACCGACGTCCACGGGCAGAAGATGCAGCAGACCGCGCAGGCCGAGGGCATCGCTACCGCCGAGTTGGCCACCCGCAACTCCGACCGGTTCCAGGATCTGCAGGAGCGCCTGGGCTCGAGTTTCGACCGGTTCATCCGCACCTCCGACGACGACCATTTCCGCGCGTCCCAGGAGATCTGGAAGCGAATGGCCCGCAACGGCGACATCTACCTCGACAAATACTCGGGCTGGTACGACGTGCGCGACGAGACCTTCTACGCCGAGGCCGACACCACCGTCGGCGACGACGGGCAGCGGGTCGCGACCGATTCCGGGCACGTCGTCACGTGGACCGAGGAGGAGACCTACTTCTTCCGGCTCTCCGCCTACACCGAGAAGCTGCTGGCCCTCTACGAGAAGGATCCGGACTTCCTCGGCCCGGACACCCGGCGCAACGAGATCGTCAGCTTCCTGCGCGGCGGGCTGACCGACCTGTCCATCTCGCGCACCACCTTTGACTGGGGCGTGCCGGTCCCCGACCATCCCGACCACGTCATGTACGTGTGGGTCGACGCCCTGACGAACTATCTGACCGGCGTCGGCTTCCCCGACGACGCGGCCCTCTTCGACCGTTACTGGCCGGCCGACCTGCACGTCATCGGCAAGGACATCATCCGGTTCCACTGCATCTACTGGCCCGCCTTCCTGATGAGCGCCGGGATCGAGTTGCCCAAGCGGGTGTTCGCGCACGGCTTCCTGTTCAACAACGGGGAGAAGATGAGCAAGTCGGTGGGCAACGTCGTCGACCCGGTCGAGTTGATCGAGGCCTTCGGCCTCGACCCGGTGCGCTACTTCTTCCTCCGCGAGGTGTCCTACGGCCAGGACGGGTCGTACACGGCGGAGTCGATGGTCGCGCGGATCAACGCCGACCTGGCCAACGAATTCGGCAACCTCGCCCAGCGCACCGCGTCGATGATCGGCAAGTACTTCGACGGGGTGCTGCCCGCCCCCGGCGACTACACGGAGACCGACCGCGCCCTCCTGGAACGGGCCGACGGCCTGCTGCCCAAGGTGCGCGAACACTTCGACGCCCAGGCCCTGCACCTGGGACTCGAGGCGCTGTGGCAGACGCTCGCCGAGGCGAACCGCTACATCTCCGCGCAGGAACCGTGGAAGCTCGCCAAGACCGACCTCGAGCGCACCGTCACCGTCCTCTACGTCTGCGCGGAGGTGGTCCGCATCGTGGCGCTGCTCGCCCAGCCGGTGATGCCGACCTCCTGCGGCACCATCCTCGACCAGCTCGCCGTCCCGGCGCAGGCCCGCGACTTCACCGCCGCCGGGCTACGGCTGGTCCCCGGGACCGCACTGCCCAAGCCGACGCCCGTCTTCCCGCGCCTCGAGGCGCCCGCGCAGGACTGA